From the Microplitis mediator isolate UGA2020A chromosome 6, iyMicMedi2.1, whole genome shotgun sequence genome, one window contains:
- the LOC130670587 gene encoding PI-PLC X domain-containing protein 2-like: MAIGDLFIPGTHNSGSYSEELPPTILQRYTVTQDRSVLDQLISGARYLDIRPCIHDNEYWVCHGTFKMQPLDQILQDIKEFMKNTDEIVIVSFKEFPLGFYSVKDYIEFLTFISKELEAYRYKSTFVQKLTLGDFWSHGKRLILSYRGRINHDSHYLWARILQEWGNVRSIPELYAYINRAENRLLTINREHFLIDCLRAVMAEVTLDSSMIIADAAAYYFGQSRKSLREFGVEAGPLITGWYNDDHSGSANIVAVDFIDASGIVELAIRSNLMRAENPHRR, translated from the exons ATGGCAATCGGGGATTTATTTATCCCAGGGACCCATAATTCTGGATCATACAGCGAAGAATTACCTCCAACAATCCTCCAAAGATACACAGTAACACAA GACAGAAGTGTCTTGGACCAATTGATCTCCGGGGCACGATATTTGGACATAAGACCCTGCATTCATGACAACGAATACTGGGTTTGTCACGGGACATTTAAAATGCAACCTCTCGATCAAATACTTCAAGACATAAAAGAGTTCATGAAAAATACAGATGAAATAGTTATTGTCAGTTTCAAGGAATTTCCTCTCG ggttttattctgttaaagattatattgaatttttgacGTTCATTAGTAAAGAGTTAGAAGCTTATCGTTACAAATCAACATTCGTTCAGAAACTGACTTTAGGTGATTTCTGGTCACATGGTAAAAGACTTATTTTAAGTTACCGTGGCAGGATCAACCACGATTCACATTACCTATGGGCGAGAATACTTCAAGAATGGGGTAATGTTAGAAGTATACCAGAACTTTATGCTTACATTAATCGCGCTGAAAAT AGATTGTTAACTATTAATAGAGAACACTTTCTGATTGATTGTCTGAGGGCTGTAATGGCTGAAGTGACGTTAGACAGTTCGATGATAATAGCCGATGCTGCGGCTTACTATTTTGGCCAAAGTAGAAAATCATTGCGTGAATTTGGCGTCGAAGCTGGACCACTTATTACAGGCTGGTACAACGATGACCACTCTGGGTCTGCGAATATTGTCGCGGTGGATTTTATTGACGCTAGTGGAATTGTTGAACTTGCCATACGAAGCAACTTAATGCGAGCCGAAAATCCTCATAGacgttaa